One region of Bacillus thuringiensis genomic DNA includes:
- a CDS encoding VirB6/TrbL-like conjugal transfer protein, CD1112 family has product MMDAIVDAILEMLFKMFKGGIELFLGWITGLFQKSVDTVQANVSETPTQFSQTIVDNLRFISDTAILPVAGLILTYIFCYELYQLVVEKNRGSDFDTGQLMFLIIKTSAMILLLTNSFDITLAVFDLGKWITDHIPASTLKLPDSIKDNLLNSMKENDVGAALSMWVVSAIALIASFAMCIVIYLVAWSRMVAILLYISVAPIPFATFLNRDWIGSIGQAYVKNLLALMLQGYFMLVCLIIYAGLLEKASGLMAAEKDGLFGLMLMLVSMAILVVSLTRTHSLAKSVVGAI; this is encoded by the coding sequence ATGATGGATGCAATTGTTGATGCTATCCTAGAAATGCTTTTTAAGATGTTCAAAGGTGGTATAGAACTCTTCCTTGGTTGGATCACCGGATTATTCCAAAAAAGCGTTGATACAGTTCAGGCAAATGTTTCAGAAACACCCACACAGTTTTCACAAACAATTGTTGATAATCTTAGGTTCATATCTGACACCGCCATACTGCCCGTTGCGGGACTCATTTTAACGTATATATTTTGTTATGAACTATATCAATTAGTTGTTGAGAAAAATCGCGGTAGTGATTTTGATACGGGACAATTAATGTTTTTAATCATAAAAACAAGTGCAATGATTTTATTGTTGACTAACTCTTTTGATATAACACTTGCTGTATTCGATCTTGGTAAATGGATAACAGATCATATTCCAGCCTCGACACTAAAATTGCCTGATTCTATAAAAGATAATCTTCTTAATTCAATGAAAGAGAATGATGTCGGTGCTGCCTTATCAATGTGGGTTGTTTCAGCTATAGCTTTAATCGCATCATTTGCTATGTGTATAGTTATCTATTTAGTAGCTTGGAGTCGTATGGTTGCAATTTTGCTTTACATTTCAGTTGCTCCGATTCCCTTTGCAACATTTTTAAATCGTGATTGGATTGGAAGTATTGGGCAAGCATATGTTAAAAATTTACTGGCTCTAATGCTTCAAGGATATTTCATGCTCGTTTGTTTAATTATTTATGCTGGTTTGCTCGAAAAAGCAAGTGGTTTAATGGCTGCTGAAAAAGATGGGCTATTTGGATTAATGTTAATGCTCGTTTCTATGGCGATTCTCGTAGTATCGCTAACACGAACACATTCACTTGCTAAATCTGTAGTGGGGGCAATTTAA
- a CDS encoding PrgI family protein has translation MNNNFVVSIPKELKTIKSKLFLGLTKRQLIGFSIALAISLPVFFLLKSFSVDIALYGLFFTACPAIFATIFTKDGMPAETWIKLYLEYKYLNPQRRYFKVSKRNVKVAAERNMMNEKRKVRKTQSVSGVAKTN, from the coding sequence ATGAATAATAATTTCGTTGTATCTATTCCCAAAGAGTTAAAGACCATAAAGTCTAAATTGTTTCTCGGGTTAACAAAAAGGCAATTGATCGGATTTTCAATTGCTTTAGCGATAAGCTTACCAGTATTTTTCTTACTAAAAAGCTTTAGCGTAGATATTGCTTTATATGGTCTTTTCTTTACAGCATGCCCAGCGATCTTCGCTACAATCTTCACCAAAGATGGTATGCCTGCTGAAACGTGGATTAAGCTGTATTTAGAATATAAATATCTGAATCCGCAAAGGAGATACTTTAAAGTATCAAAAAGAAACGTTAAAGTTGCAGCAGAAAGGAATATGATGAATGAAAAACGCAAGGTTAGAAAAACTCAATCTGTTTCAGGCGTTGCAAAAACTAATTGA